In Planctobacterium marinum, the DNA window GCGGATTGAAATGAACTCAGGCCGGCATCAAGCATGGTGAGCAGCACTTGCAAAGAACTGGTAAGTTCGTCGTGATGATCCCAACCCCCCAACGTGACAAAAAAGGTCTGCCGTTGCATTCCCAGCGTTTCTCTTGCGGCGATGGTTTTGGCCACCATTTGCATTTGCGACGAAAACTCATCTTGTGCAAATTGGGTGGTGAAACTATTTGCGGCCCCCAGAGCTGAAGAGAATTCGGCATTTGCCGACAACGAACTACTGAACAGATTGCGGTAAGCTCGGCGAAAGACATTGTCGTAGCTGTTGGCAAAAATCTCATCAATGGCTTGAGTTCGCAGTGGATCAACCTCTGCTGATTGGTCGCCATAGCCCACCAGTTGAGCGGTGGGCATATCCGCGTTACCAACGCTGTAATAATCCGTCACCCGGCCTGCCTGAAATTCGTTGGCACCGGAGGTTGAGATACTCATCGATATGCGCTGGTTACTGTTCTGGCTGCCCAGAATATCTGCGATGCGACCGCCCCAGCCGGTGGCGCTGCGCGCGTCCGGAATCGCGGTTTGCCATTGGCTGATTTGATCCGAGTGAGAGTATAAACCCAGTGGCAGCTTTGCTGTGCCATTGCTCAGCGCAGCTGTGCTGGTGGGCTCTATTAAGGTGCCAATATTGCTTAAAAACGCGAGCTTTTCTGAATTGTAGAGGTTCTGTAAACCGGTTAATGCTGGGTGCAAGCCCAAGGTACGGCCATTGTTATTACTGTTATTTAGCGATAACAGTTGGTTTTGCGGCAGGGCTAAGTCCGTGCGGGTAGTTTGGTACTGTTGGTAGTAAGTGTTGTCAGTGGGTACCAACATGTTAAAAGAGTCGGCCCCGCCGGCCAGTAAAACACACACCATAGCTTTGTAATCATTGCTCTGTGCACTGGCTTTGGTAATGGCTCCCAATTGCGCCGCACCCACTAGGGTGGCAGCACTAATTCCTGCTCGGCCAGATTGATGTAAGAATTGACGTCTGGATAGTTTGAACTTTTTCATGGTTATTAATCCTTAGCTATGCAGCGCCACCGTAGCGATGGCACTGCTTCATTAATTAAATAGCGATGGCGAAATCCGGTGAAATGGCGATCAGGTATACCGCCATGGCAACGCGTTCTCGGCTGTCTGAAAGGGCATCTACTGCTGTTTTAACTGCTGCGCGGGTTTCAGCCGTTAAGGTGCCGTAAGTCATCAAGGTATCCAGATGGTCCAGCAGGGCATCGCTATTATCGGCGAGTTGCAATTCAGCGCTAAAATCCAGTTTTTCAGTGGGTAGTTGACCAGATTGTGCTAACACCTGTCCTGTTTGCAGGGAGTAATAAATCAGATTCTTGATCTCCATAATGGTGGAAGCATTGGTGATCTGAAATTCCGGTGCCACAAGCCCGGCGTCTTTGATTTCACCATTGGGCGCGTAGCCAGGTTGGAAGAAATTAAAGACACTTGGTGCAGATAAGACGTATTGTCGTATCTGGGCGGTCATGTTGTAACCATCATCGCTAAAAGTGTTATCGCTGCTGGTGGCATTGAAGGCCCGCATTAAATTCACCACCCGCACGAAAGGCTCTCTCAGTCGACCATCTGTGGCGCTTGCTAATTGCGGTGTGCTGCGCGCTTCGGGATCCAACAGAATTGCTCTTATTAAGGCTTTCATGTCTCCACGAGCAGCCCCGGTCTCGCCATTGAAAGCGGCACTCACTCTGGCGACGTATTCCGGA includes these proteins:
- a CDS encoding DUF1501 domain-containing protein: MKKFKLSRRQFLHQSGRAGISAATLVGAAQLGAITKASAQSNDYKAMVCVLLAGGADSFNMLVPTDNTYYQQYQTTRTDLALPQNQLLSLNNSNNNGRTLGLHPALTGLQNLYNSEKLAFLSNIGTLIEPTSTAALSNGTAKLPLGLYSHSDQISQWQTAIPDARSATGWGGRIADILGSQNSNQRISMSISTSGANEFQAGRVTDYYSVGNADMPTAQLVGYGDQSAEVDPLRTQAIDEIFANSYDNVFRRAYRNLFSSSLSANAEFSSALGAANSFTTQFAQDEFSSQMQMVAKTIAARETLGMQRQTFFVTLGGWDHHDELTSSLQVLLTMLDAGLSSFQSAIDEMGLGQQVTTFTTSDFARTLSSNGRGSDHGWGGNALIMGGAVNGGTIYGTYPSLALNNPLDTGRGVLMPTTSLDEYFAELALWFGVTPSALADVLPNINRFYSPSGSGKPLGFMA